From Sphingomonas hengshuiensis, one genomic window encodes:
- a CDS encoding acyl-CoA thioesterase, whose amino-acid sequence MADTPPSGQPAIRVTTMPADANPYGDIFGGWLMSQMDMAAGLTAARYAKGRAVTIAVEGMKFHAPVAVGDEVTVYADMVKVGRTSMTIDVQAWRRGRHTEESCLVTQAQFVFVAIDKDRKPRAVVES is encoded by the coding sequence ATGGCTGATACCCCTCCCAGCGGCCAGCCCGCGATCCGCGTGACGACGATGCCCGCCGACGCCAACCCCTATGGCGACATTTTCGGCGGCTGGCTGATGAGCCAGATGGACATGGCCGCGGGGCTGACGGCAGCACGCTATGCCAAGGGCCGCGCCGTGACGATCGCAGTCGAGGGCATGAAGTTCCACGCCCCCGTCGCGGTCGGCGACGAAGTCACCGTCTATGCCGACATGGTCAAGGTCGGCCGCACGTCGATGACGATCGACGTCCAGGCCTGGCGCCGCGGCCGCCACACCGAGGAAAGCTGCCTCGTCACGCAAGCGCAGTTCGTGTTCGTCGCGATCGACAAGGACCGCAAGCCGCGGGCGGTGGTAGAGTCTTGA
- a CDS encoding universal stress protein, translating into MRTYLVVIDESPEAEIALRFAARRAVKTGGNVEILALVPQMEFVQWGGVMATLEEEARERAEALVTRAAGTLFTESGISPSITVQQGDGAKVVRTMIAANDEIAALVLGAAASGPPGALVTHFTGADAGTLRVPVMIIPGSLDIAAIDRLS; encoded by the coding sequence ATGCGTACCTATCTGGTCGTGATCGACGAAAGTCCCGAGGCGGAAATCGCACTGCGTTTCGCGGCGCGGCGCGCTGTAAAGACCGGCGGCAATGTCGAGATCCTCGCGCTGGTCCCCCAGATGGAGTTCGTCCAATGGGGCGGGGTGATGGCGACGCTGGAGGAAGAAGCGCGCGAGCGGGCCGAGGCGCTGGTGACCCGCGCGGCGGGGACGTTGTTCACCGAATCGGGGATCAGCCCGTCGATCACCGTCCAGCAGGGCGACGGCGCGAAAGTGGTCCGCACGATGATCGCCGCGAATGACGAGATCGCGGCGCTGGTGCTGGGCGCGGCGGCGAGCGGCCCGCCGGGGGCGCTGGTCACGCATTTCACCGGCGCCGATGCGGGGACGTTGCGGGTGCCGGTGATGATCATTCCGGGATCGCTGGATATTGCGGCGATTGATCGGCTGAGTTGA
- a CDS encoding arginyltransferase, whose amino-acid sequence MTALSRFPRFFVTSPNPCPYLPGRQERKIFTELSGQHAGELNDALGRIGFRRSQSVAYRPSCAGCNACVSVRVVAGQFRPNASQRKLMKRHADLEVTACKPWATEEQFSLLHRYLKARHPGGGMAAMDEGDYADMVEQSPVDSFVIEYREPSVDGRRGRLVGACITDQQGDGLSMIYSFFLADDESRPGLGTYIILDHLARAHAAGLPYVYLGYWVKGSERMAYKTRYRPMEMLGPNGWSVLEDENEAVAMPAAVQHALA is encoded by the coding sequence TTTTCGTGACGAGCCCGAACCCCTGCCCCTATCTCCCGGGGCGCCAGGAGCGGAAGATCTTCACCGAGCTGTCGGGGCAGCATGCCGGTGAGTTGAACGACGCGCTGGGCCGCATCGGGTTCCGCCGCAGCCAGTCGGTCGCCTATCGCCCCAGCTGCGCGGGGTGCAATGCCTGCGTCTCGGTGCGCGTCGTCGCCGGCCAGTTCCGCCCCAATGCGTCGCAGCGCAAGCTGATGAAGCGGCATGCCGATCTCGAAGTCACCGCCTGCAAGCCCTGGGCGACCGAGGAGCAGTTTTCGCTGCTCCACCGCTATCTGAAGGCGCGGCACCCCGGCGGCGGCATGGCGGCGATGGACGAGGGCGATTATGCCGACATGGTCGAGCAATCGCCGGTCGATTCCTTCGTCATCGAATATCGCGAGCCGTCGGTGGACGGGCGTCGCGGGCGGCTGGTCGGTGCATGCATCACCGATCAACAGGGCGACGGGCTCTCGATGATCTACAGCTTCTTCCTCGCCGACGACGAAAGCCGTCCGGGGCTCGGCACCTACATCATCCTCGATCACCTCGCGCGCGCGCATGCCGCCGGGCTGCCCTATGTCTATCTCGGCTATTGGGTGAAGGGGTCGGAGCGGATGGCGTACAAGACCCGCTACCGCCCGATGGAAATGCTGGGGCCGAACGGATGGTCGGTGCTGGAGGACGAGAACGAGGCGGTCGCGATGCCCGCCGCGGTCCAGCACGCGCTGGCTTGA